DNA sequence from the Merismopedia glauca CCAP 1448/3 genome:
GGCATTCAAAGCTAAAGGCTGGAAAACTGTAGTTGGCTTCCAAACTCGCAATCCTATCCATAGAGCGCACGAATATATCCAAAAATGCGCGATGGAAACCGTAGATGGTCTATTTTTGCATCCCTTAGTTGGTGCAACCAAAGAAGATGATGTACCTGCTGACGTGCGGATGCGATGCTACGAAATCATCCTAGAACACTATTACCCTCAAGATCGGGTGATTTTAGCGATTAATCCTGCCGCGATGCGCTATGCTGGTCCTAGAGAAGCCATTTTCCACGCCTTGGTGCGGAAAAACTACGGTTGTACTCACTTCATCGTCGGTCGCGACCATGCAGGTGTAGGGGATTACTATGGTACATATGATGCTCAATACATTTTTGATGAGTTTGAGCCACAAGAGTTGGGAATCACCCCCATGATGTTTGAACACGCTTTCTACTGTACCCGCACTAAGCAAATGGCGACCACCAAAACTAGTCCTAGTAAACCCGAAGAACGGGTTCACCTATCTGGAACTAAGGTACGACAAATGCTCTGTCAGGGAATTATGCCACCTCCAGAATTTTCTCGTCCAGAAGTGGCTCAAGAGTTGATTGATGCTATGCGCCAACGTACACAATTGTGCGACGCTTAGTAGAGACGTAGCACTGCTACGTCTCTACAGTTGGCGTAACCTGCGTCGAGAGCGTAGTCTTTCGTACTAGCATTTTACTTCTGACTTCTGACTTCTGAGTGGGTATCTGGGAATTTAGACATGAAAAGACGCAAGTTTTTCCAGCGAACTAGCCATTTACTCACTCTATTAGGAGCGAGTTGGTTGGGAAGCGGCAAATCAGGATTAGCTAACCCCCTACTTGTTCAGTATGAAAAAAATGCTACCCCATTAAATCGGCGGAAACTAGCTCTTTTGGTGGGAATTAATCAGTATAGTTCCCCTTTAGCTGGCTGCGTGACTGATGTAGAGTTGCAAAGGGAACTTTTAATTTATCGCTTTGGCTTTGAACCTTCAGATATTGTGGTGCTAACTGATAGTCAAGGGAGTCGGGAGCAGATTGAAACT
Encoded proteins:
- the sat gene encoding sulfate adenylyltransferase — its product is MTHRLDLIAPHGGQLINRIATPEQKQEFLEKAEFLPRVPIDDRTASDLVLIAIGGFSPLTGFMGQADYDSVVENMRLANGLAWSIPITLSVDESVAAPLTEGSLIRLDDSSGRFIGVLHLTEKYTYDKKKEALKIYRTDEEKHPGVIVVYNQGTVNLAGDVWLLERDPHPQFPTYQIDPAQSREAFKAKGWKTVVGFQTRNPIHRAHEYIQKCAMETVDGLFLHPLVGATKEDDVPADVRMRCYEIILEHYYPQDRVILAINPAAMRYAGPREAIFHALVRKNYGCTHFIVGRDHAGVGDYYGTYDAQYIFDEFEPQELGITPMMFEHAFYCTRTKQMATTKTSPSKPEERVHLSGTKVRQMLCQGIMPPPEFSRPEVAQELIDAMRQRTQLCDA